In one Nicotiana sylvestris chromosome 8, ASM39365v2, whole genome shotgun sequence genomic region, the following are encoded:
- the LOC138875994 gene encoding uncharacterized protein: MTEYEACILGLNMAIDMNIQELLVISDSDLLVHQNEFVDALATLSSMIQHPDKNYIDPIQVRIHIQPAYYAHVEEEIGGKPWFHDIKEYLTKGEYPEHAYHT; the protein is encoded by the exons ATGacggaatatgaagcctgcatactagggctcaacatggcaatcgacatgaacattcaagagttgttgGTAATtagtgattcagatttgcttgtgcaccag aatgagtttgttgatgcattggctaccttgtcatctatgatacaacatccagataagaattatattgatcccattcagGTGAGGATCCATATTCAGCCGGCATattatgctcatgttgaagaagaaataggtggaaagccttggttccatgacatcaaggagtatttgacaaagggagaatatccggagcatgcataCCACACTTag